A single genomic interval of Gossypium raimondii isolate GPD5lz chromosome 11, ASM2569854v1, whole genome shotgun sequence harbors:
- the LOC128034816 gene encoding uncharacterized protein LOC128034816, translating into MKECHDLKWAGHPGMYRTLALLEDRYYWPYMGVDVETYVKTCLVCQQDKVELKTPVGLLQPLPVPERPWESLSIDFIIGLPKSDGFASILIMVDRFSNYVTFILITKECPAEEAARLFLRHVVKYWGVPLSIIRLNPAAYQFAKDWQEKNDLARACLHKATKRNNKWADQNRRDVQFQGLVRRYEGPFKVVKRVGKVAYKLELPAKLKVHPVFHVSMLKPFHRDQKDLNRGKSERAPMGVKVSYDRDVENIKADRFQGKIDQFHKEDATRASLEQVGENVMGCAWEHATMKNLCHPSYLREVIWPNQTSPLLGEIKSPSPEPDKYGR; encoded by the exons ATGAAGGAGTGTCATGACTTGAAATGGGCGGGCCACCCAGGGATGTATCGCACTTTGGCCCTTTTGGAGGATCGTTATTACTGGCCTTACATGGGTGTTGATGTGGAAACCTATGTGAAAACTTGTCTAGTGTGCCAACAAGACAAGGTCGAGTTAAAGACTCCAGTTGGTTTGCTTCAACCCTTGCCAGTTCCGGAAAGGCCATGGGAGAGTTTATCCatagattttattattggtttgccTAAATCTGACGGATTTGCGAGTATTCTTATTATGGTGGACAGGTTTTCAAACTATGTGACATTTATTTTGATAACCAAGGAGTGCCCTGCTGAGGAAGCAGCTCGGTTGTTCCTTAGACACGTGGTGAAATATTGGGGAGTGCCACTATCTATTATCA GACTAAACCCGGCAGCTTATCAATTCGCAAAAGATTGGCAAGAGAAAAATGACCTGGCTAGAGCTTGTTTACATAAGGCAACTAAGCGTAACAACAAGTGGGCTGATCAGAACCGAAGGGATGTGCAATTTCAA GGGCTTGTACGAAGGTATGAGGGGCCGTTTAAAGTTGTGAAGAGAGTAGGCAAGGTGGCCTACAAGCTGGAGTTGCCAGCAAAACTCAAAGTCCACCCGGTATTCCATGTAAGCATGCTTAAGCCATTTCATAGGGATCAAAAGGATCTGAATCGAGGCAAGTCCGAACGAGCACCGATGGGGGTAAAGGTGTCGTACGATCGTGATGTCGAAAACATTAAGGCAGATCGG TTCCAAGGGAAGATTGACCAGTTCCATAAAGAGGATGCGACGAGGGCGTCACTAGAAcaagtgggggagaatgtcatgggttgcgcatgggagcaCGCAACCATGAAAAACTTGTGCCATCCATCGTATTTaagggaggtcatttggcccaatcAAACTAGTCCGTTGCTTGGAGAGATTAAAAGCCCATCTCCAGAGCCTGATAAATATGGAagataa